Proteins encoded by one window of Nicotiana tabacum cultivar K326 chromosome 10, ASM71507v2, whole genome shotgun sequence:
- the LOC142165049 gene encoding uncharacterized protein LOC142165049, protein MARTRMPSSPGRGATRGGGQVGVHQTRRRTAPQPQVGNMGQTQAVMPDQVQGQGVQNTPPPMPTVVPTVALPTDAVARLLNVLEALVLTHGGSSDNSADPQSFLDGTLKALRALGCSSERAVELTAYKLEDMANTWYETVLLGRPTGAAPLTWDEFTKLFKNHFLPDSLMQQYARDFERLVQTPDMDVSTYNTKFCKLAIYAPHLVPTEEARVQRLKTSDLRSVQLVIYARRPRQEGLSVVVLVKIEEQEIRGNNKNRVLRQGLTCLHSPHTNHITDKLRHHLRDCPQPPKNFNQASTQSATPTHTTRNTSGAIGTGNRGRGVGYRATMNQGQGNVGRGILSVCSFDALALIDPGSTHSYVSLYFALKFSRQPELLNDPFLVATPVGESLLAEYVYRACQIRVEVDCHANIVKFEIPNEPSFILRGNQVLETCKIVSFMKAQRLLKKGCLGLLAIVNDTRKETVSIENVPVVREFFDVFPEDLPGLPLIREIDFGIDLLPDR, encoded by the exons ATGGCTAGGACACGCATGCCCTCATCTCCTGGACGTGGTGCTACCCGGGGTGGCGGTCAAGTTGGGgttcatcaaactagaagacGGACTGCTCCTCAACCTCAAGTTGGGAACATGGGTCAAACCCAAGCTGTTATGCCAGATCAAGTGCAAGGGCAGGGAGTTCAGAACACTCCTCCACCAATGCCAACTGTTGTACCTACTGTTGCCTTACCTACAGATGCAGTGGCAAGGTTATTGAATGTGTTAGAGGCATTGGTGCTTACTCATGGGGGAA GTTCTGATAATTCAGCAGATCCTCAAAGTTTCTTGGATGGGACACTTAAGGCATTACGTGCTCTTGGATGTTCTAGTGAGAGAGCCGTGGAGCTCACAGCATACAAACTAGAGGATATGGCCAACACATGGTATGAAACTGTATTGCTAGGAAGGCCAACAGGAGCAGCACCACTGACATGGGACGAGTTCACTAAGTTGTTCAAGAATCATTTTCTTCCGGACAGTCTGATGCAACAATATGCTAGAGACTTTGAGAGATTGGTTCAGACTCCAGATATGGATGTGTCAACATATAACACTAAGTTCTGTAAGCTGGCTATATATGCTCCTCACTTAGTGCCTACCGAAGAAGCTCGAGTTCAGAG ATTGAAAACAAGTGACTTGAGGAGCGTACAACTAGTGATTTACGCAAGAAGGCCAAGACAAGAGGGGCTTTCAGTGGTGGTTTTAGTGAAAATAGAAGAGCAGGAAATCAGGGGCAACAACAAAAACAGGGTTCTCAGACAGGGACTCACATGTCTTCATAGTCCACATACAAACCACATTACAGACAAG TTGAGACATCACTTGAGGGATTGCCCTCAGCCTCCGAAAAATTTCAACCAGGCTTCTACTCAGTCAGCTACACCAACTCATACTACTCGTAATACTTCAGGTGCTATAGGTACAGgaaatagaggtcgaggtgtTGGATACCGTGCTACTATGAATCAAGGACAAGGAAATGttggtagag GTATTCTTTCTGTCTGTTCATTTGATGCacttgcgttgattgatccgggatctactcacTCCTATGTGTCCTTGTACTTTGCTTTGAAATTTAGTAGACAACCCGAGCTATTGAATGATCCTTTTCTAGTTGCTACTCCTGTTGGAGAGTCTCTATTAGCTGAATATGTGTATCGTGCTTGTCAGATTCGGGTTGAGG TCGATTGTCATGCAAATATAGTTAAGTTTGAGATACCAAATGAACCCAGTTTTATTCTAAGAGGGAATCAGGTTCTAGAGACTTGCAAAATtgtatcttttatgaaggctcaacgacttctgaagaaaggttgtttgggtCTCTTAGCTATTGTAAATGATACAAGAAAGG